From a single Haladaptatus sp. R4 genomic region:
- a CDS encoding universal stress protein, with product MYDNILVPTDGSESAMEATDNAIELATAFDATIHAVYVVDIGAMWADAYEGNVLHDLESRGRKAVGRVRERAEDAGVDITDEVVTGGSPYRVILDYVNENDIDCIVMGTHGRRGLEHYLLGSVAERVVRLADVPVMTVHGSDE from the coding sequence ATGTACGACAACATCCTCGTCCCGACCGACGGGAGCGAATCGGCCATGGAAGCGACGGACAACGCCATCGAGTTGGCCACGGCGTTCGACGCGACGATCCACGCTGTGTACGTCGTGGACATCGGCGCGATGTGGGCCGACGCGTACGAGGGCAACGTTCTGCACGACCTCGAATCGCGCGGGAGGAAAGCGGTCGGACGGGTGCGCGAACGGGCGGAAGACGCGGGCGTCGATATCACCGACGAAGTGGTCACGGGCGGGAGCCCCTATCGCGTGATATTGGACTACGTCAACGAGAACGATATCGACTGCATCGTGATGGGAACCCACGGACGGCGCGGCCTCGAACACTACCTGCTCGGAAGCGTCGCCGAGCGCGTCGTGCGGTTGGCCGACGTGCCGGTGATGACCGTCCACGGCTCCGACGAGTAG
- a CDS encoding MgtC/SapB family protein: MAVPLVVAIFIALGIGLLIGIEREWSDPGTPFAGSRTLPLIAGFGALVQAFFPDLLPIAVVLVGGLVVVAYVRVATTGDIGMTTAVATMLTFVYGAMATHSDTGLRLAVVLGTVTMALLAEKRAIHEFADRLDEARCARA; encoded by the coding sequence ATGGCGGTTCCGTTGGTCGTCGCTATCTTCATCGCGCTGGGAATCGGCCTCCTCATCGGCATCGAACGGGAGTGGAGCGACCCCGGAACCCCCTTCGCCGGGAGCAGAACGCTCCCGCTCATCGCCGGATTCGGCGCGCTCGTGCAGGCGTTCTTTCCGGACCTCCTGCCGATTGCGGTCGTCCTCGTCGGTGGGTTGGTCGTCGTCGCCTACGTCCGGGTGGCGACGACGGGCGACATCGGGATGACGACGGCGGTTGCGACGATGTTGACCTTCGTCTACGGCGCGATGGCGACCCACTCGGACACGGGGCTTCGGTTGGCCGTCGTCCTCGGGACGGTGACGATGGCCCTGCTGGCCGAGAAGCGGGCGATCCACGAATTCGCGGACCGCCTCGACGAGGCGAGATGCGCGCGAGCCTGA
- a CDS encoding DUF4010 domain-containing protein: protein MRASLKFLIVALVVFPLLPSERIAALGGLDLRFVWLMVVFVSGISLAGYVLAKLVGSEVGFEVTGALGGLVSSTATAVSMAENARRDDSLTGLCGIATVIASLAMFVRILLEVLVVNPALFVPVVVPITGMTVVGVVVAAVEYRGIRGDAPLAADIENLFRLWPALLFGVFFALVLVASAALSAEFGAVGVYSVAIVSGLVDINAITISLSNLSRSGDISTATATGGIVLAASVNTAVKIAVVWLFGTRALGRTVVVVLGVVAAVGIGFVVL, encoded by the coding sequence ATGCGCGCGAGCCTGAAGTTCCTCATCGTGGCGCTCGTCGTCTTTCCCCTGTTGCCATCCGAGCGAATCGCGGCGTTGGGTGGACTGGACCTGCGATTCGTCTGGTTGATGGTCGTCTTCGTCAGCGGTATCAGCCTCGCCGGGTACGTGCTGGCGAAACTCGTCGGCAGCGAGGTCGGCTTCGAAGTGACGGGCGCGCTCGGCGGATTGGTCTCGTCCACGGCAACGGCCGTCTCGATGGCCGAGAACGCGCGCCGTGACGACTCGCTCACGGGGCTCTGTGGCATCGCCACGGTCATCGCCTCGCTCGCGATGTTCGTCCGAATCCTGTTGGAGGTCCTCGTCGTCAATCCGGCGCTGTTCGTCCCCGTCGTCGTGCCGATCACCGGGATGACCGTCGTCGGCGTGGTCGTCGCGGCCGTCGAATATCGCGGTATCCGTGGGGACGCTCCGTTGGCCGCGGACATCGAGAACCTGTTTCGACTCTGGCCAGCGCTCCTGTTCGGCGTCTTCTTCGCGCTCGTGCTCGTCGCCTCCGCGGCGCTCAGCGCCGAGTTCGGGGCGGTCGGCGTCTATTCGGTCGCTATCGTCTCCGGACTGGTCGATATCAACGCCATCACGATTTCGTTGAGCAACCTCTCACGGAGCGGTGACATCTCGACGGCGACGGCGACGGGCGGAATCGTCCTCGCGGCGAGCGTCAACACGGCCGTCAAAATCGCCGTCGTGTGGCTGTTCGGAACGCGAGCGCTGGGGAGAACGGTCGTCGTCGTTCTCGGCGTCGTCGCCGCCGTGGGAATCGGGTTCGTCGTGCTGTGA